From the Candidatus Liberimonas magnetica genome, the window TGCAATTGTTAAATTCGCATGGCAGCAGGACGTCTGGGATATAATAGCCAATGCAGGACAGAAATTTTATCAGGACTATTCCCTGCCTGCACACGGTTTATATATGCGCTCGGGTATTTTTTCAGATGTGCTGATACAGAAGTTACATTATATGGGATTACGCTGGGTAAATATGAACAAACCTGACGGTTTTGAGGACAGTGTATGTTTTAAAGATGATTTTGTGATTTTTATAAATAAAAAAGATAAATATAAAAATGCAAATGAATGCATAAAACTGATATACTTAAGTTCAGGGCCCGTAACCTGTGTTTTCTTTGATAAAGATACCCCTCTAACGCTTAAGTTCTTACTGGATTTTGCCAAGGAAATAGAAAAGGAAAAAGACGTAACTGAAGACAATATCGTCATGTCAACCCCGTGGCAGTTGTACTCTGACATGAAAGATATAGCAGCCAAAGCTAAAGCCCCCGCTATAAGTTCAGATCTAAAGCCATGGCTTCAAAAGCCCATTATGTGGTATTATCTAAACGAAGCAAGGAAGGTTGTAGAAGACTACAGGAATTCCGGCCAGGCCACAATGGACATGCTTGAGAAAATGAAAGGCGAAATATATCAATTATACAGGTATGAATTGATCGATGCGATACAGAAAAACCCAAAACCTGGAAACGAAGAATTGTTCCGGGCAGGCATTGCAAATGTTTACGGGCTGGCTAAGCTTCCTTTGCCGGCTTGGATAAATAATTCTCTCGATTACTGGTCTGCGGCAGCTGAAAAGTCATCCTACTCAATAGGCCTGCAAGAAGAGACATTAGAAATAAAAAATTCAGATTCCTCAAACGCAGGGATACATATAAAAAACTTCAAAGTTACGATGGGAAACGAAAACGTAATCTATTCTATCGGCTTGGACAGCGCTCCGGCTAATGCCTCTAACAGGATAGAGATATACATAGATTTAAATAATAAATACAGAGTAGGTTCAACAGATATGTTAAATGAAACCAATGCATTCCTGGACCCTGACGATGCCTGGGAACTTGCCTTAAGAGTGGAAAATGGAGTTGCCTGTCTATTCCGTTCAGGCAGGGATAAGCCGAAATTAATAAGAAAACTAAATGCTGAAGATTTAAACCATATAAGCATATCAAGAAACATCCTGAGAGGCAACCCCTTAAAATGGGGGTATCAGGCAATAATTTTAATGAAAAATCAGGGGTCAGAGACATGGGTAATTTCAGATTTTCTATCGCCTGATAAAAATACAAAACATAAGTTAATGAAGAAACCCGTGATTAATTTACCGGCATTAAGGTATATAGAAAAGTAAAATTCAAAATGCAAAATGAAAGATGTAGAATTAAGGTGCCTGCTATGGCGGACTTATTGAAATTAATCCCGCCATGGCGGGATACAACAATTTTGCATTTTACAATTTTCATTTTGCATATAAGTTAGGGCGCTTTGGAGGCCCTAACTTATATGGGAGCATTTATGTCAAAGGTATTATTTGTTTCAAGTGATGTCAAAATGGTTTCTTCATGGCAGGATGTGCTGCTTCTTGGAGGTTATAAAGTTGATGCCGCAATAACAGGCGAAGAAGCCGTAAAAAGGGCTTTGTCCGGAGCACCTGATATAATCCTGATAGATGAAAAAGACAGTTCAAGAGATATAATAATAAAACATCTAAAGAAAGAAATTAAAACGCGTGCCATCCCGGTGATGGACATAGAATCATTGGATATTACAAGGTCCGATATCGTTTTAAAAAATATCAGCGAAATCCTAAAGAAGAAAAAAGTACTGATAGCCGAAGATGACAGGCAGATGTCCAGTATCTTAAAGGCTGTCCTTGAAACTAGAAATTATGATATTAAGGTTACCTACGACGGGGCAGAGACTTTAAAAGAAGTCAAGTCCTGGCAGCCTGAGCTTTTAGTGCTGGACATAATGCTCCCGATAATTGACGGGTTTCATATTTGCCAAAACATCAACGAGGACCCCGCATACGAGTTAAAGCCAAAAGTCTTGATCATTTCGGGGAGAGAGAGCGACTGGGATAAGAATTTGGGCGAAGTATGCGGTGCCGAATGTTATCTTGTAAAACCGTTTGATAACTTGTATTTTTTGGAAAAGGTTCAGGAAATCCTGAATAATTAGCAGTATAGACAATTAAAAATGCAAAATGAAAAATTCAAAATTAAGGTGTCCGCTGCAGCGGACTTATTTAGATCAAACCCGCCGTGGCGGGATACAATAATTTTGCATTTTGCGATTTTCATTTTTCATTTAAGTTAGGCTGGCTTTAAATGGCCTAACTTGTATAAAGGAAAAAAAGATGGCAAAAGTACTCATAGCAGATGATGACCTGGAAATATTAGAACTCCTAAAATTTACTTTTGAAAATGAGAATTATGAGGTTTTGACGGCCTGTGATGGAGAAGAAGCCGTTAATTTAATCAATATTAATAAACCAGATATTATTTTGCTGGACGTTAATATGCCGAAGCTTACCGGTTACGAAGTGTTGGAAAAGGTGCGCCAAAACAGTGCTACCAGCCTTACCCCGGTGATCATGCTCACCTCCCTTACAAAAACGAAAGACAAGATCACCGGCATAAAGCTAGGGGCAGATGAATATGTCGGGAAACCTTTCGAACCATTTGAAATAGTTGCCAGAGTAGAAGGGTTGTTGAAAAGAATCAAAGTCTCTTTATCCGCAAACCCGTTGACCGGCATACCCGGCAACATCTCAATAGAGAACGAAATTAAGAAAAGGCTCGAAAACAATGAAGTTTTTTCAGTGGCTTATGTTGATGCAGATAATTTCAAATCTTTCAATGATAAATACGGTTTTGAAAGAGGAGACAGTGTAATAAGGCTCATAGGCGTGATACTCCGCAGCGCGATAGCCGAGTTGGGGAATAAAGAAGATTATATCGGGCATTTGGGCGGCGAGGACTTTATTTTGATATCTTCAAAGGACAAGATCCGCCAAATAGTAGAAAAATCTATAGAAGTTTTTGATTCTCTGATACCATGCCAGTATGATGCAGAAGAACGGACTAAGGGGTACATGATAGCGCTGAACAGGCACGGTAACACTGAAAAATATCTTTTGATGAGTATTTCAATAGGGATAATCTCGGTAGATCCCGCTTCGTACAAAAATTATTCTCAAGTTGTTGAAAAAGTCAACGAAGTACTAAAGTCCGCAAAAGCGATCCCCGGAAGTGTTTATAAGATGGAATAGAACGGGCCTCAATATTACCCCGCCGCAC encodes:
- a CDS encoding response regulator, which codes for MSKVLFVSSDVKMVSSWQDVLLLGGYKVDAAITGEEAVKRALSGAPDIILIDEKDSSRDIIIKHLKKEIKTRAIPVMDIESLDITRSDIVLKNISEILKKKKVLIAEDDRQMSSILKAVLETRNYDIKVTYDGAETLKEVKSWQPELLVLDIMLPIIDGFHICQNINEDPAYELKPKVLIISGRESDWDKNLGEVCGAECYLVKPFDNLYFLEKVQEILNN
- a CDS encoding response regulator, with amino-acid sequence MAKVLIADDDLEILELLKFTFENENYEVLTACDGEEAVNLININKPDIILLDVNMPKLTGYEVLEKVRQNSATSLTPVIMLTSLTKTKDKITGIKLGADEYVGKPFEPFEIVARVEGLLKRIKVSLSANPLTGIPGNISIENEIKKRLENNEVFSVAYVDADNFKSFNDKYGFERGDSVIRLIGVILRSAIAELGNKEDYIGHLGGEDFILISSKDKIRQIVEKSIEVFDSLIPCQYDAEERTKGYMIALNRHGNTEKYLLMSISIGIISVDPASYKNYSQVVEKVNEVLKSAKAIPGSVYKME